A genomic segment from Aegilops tauschii subsp. strangulata cultivar AL8/78 chromosome 1, Aet v6.0, whole genome shotgun sequence encodes:
- the LOC109749162 gene encoding protein FAR1-RELATED SEQUENCE 5-like, with protein sequence MAKAIPQSFPNTVHKLCRWHIMKKYREYLALLYKKYKTFKEEFTAILNWPLMPMEFEDARAELVHKYNLENDQMMMQLWSDRKMWISAYYKNSFCARMTSTQRSESMNHVLKKGFVKGTQNLHKFAMRTNPVTKTTYGYEEDMSIKYTRAVYTGMRTRMRKAMLFRAKRTTEPTKYLVYYHNKPGHDDEERFSWSKHEFQVVADPENEIYECLFCLHIMNILDYLKPEKFPNKYILKRYTKTAKSQPTFDTRDYNTTASDGRSRLSKQDILL encoded by the exons ATGGCGAAAGCTATACCACAATCATTTCCAAACACCGTCCACAAGCTATGCCGTTGGCACATCATGAAGAAGTACAGGGAATACCTCGCGTTGCTGTACAAAAAGTATAAAACATTCAAAGAGGAGTTCACAGCTATATTAAACTGGCCGCTGATGCCAATGGAGTTTGAAGATGCCCGGGCTGAACTCGTGCACAAGTACAACCTGGAGAATGACCAGATGATGATGCAGCTGTGGAGTGATAGGAAGATGTGGATTTCAGCATATTACAAGAACAGTTTCTGTGCTAGAATGACTTCCACACAACGAAGCGAGAGCATGAACCACGTGCTCAAGAAAGGGTTTGTCAAGGGGACCCAGAACCTACACAAGTTTGCCATGCGG ACCAATCCTGTGACAAAAACAACTTACGGCTACGAGGAAGACATGTCTATCAAGTACACGAGAGCCGTGTACACCGGGATGAGGACTAGGATGAGAAAAGCCATGCTATTTCGCGCAAAGCGTACAACAGAGCCCACTAAGTACCTTGTGTACTACCACAACAAGCCTGGCCATGATGATGAAGAAAGATTTTCCTGGTCAAAGCATGAATTCCAGGTTGTAGCTGACCCAGAGAATGAAATATACGAGT GCCTGTTCTGCCTTCACATCATGAACATACTGGACTACCTGAAGCCTGAAAAATTTCCAAACAAGTATATCCTCAAACGGTACACAAAGACTGCAAAATCACAACCAACCTTTGATACAAGGGACTACAACACAACTGCATCGGATGGCAGGTCAAGGCTATCGAAGCAAGACATCTTGTTGTAG